The Rudaeicoccus suwonensis sequence GACGCCGTTCTGAAACCGACCGCGAACGACGTTGGTGACATTGACTTTTCCGACAATACCGTGGCTGCCGGCGGGATCCTTGGCGTGGACCAGGAAGGTCCGGTGATCCAGACTCTGCCGGGACAGGTGCCACTGCAGGTCGTCGGGGTTGACCGGATTCCATTCGCCGATGCGCGCGCGGGACGCCGTCACCGCCAGGCGATAGGCCGGTATGTCGGCGGCGTCCACGGTGGCCACCCACACCCGCTCACCCGTCGCGGTCAGTGGCTCCACCGGTCCAGTCACCATCGCATCCTTGCACCGACCCGGGACCGGCGCGCGCACGCCGCGCTCAGCGGACCACCTTGCCGCGCAACACGATCCGGCTCGGTGCTGCGAGGACACGCACGTCTTCGCGTGGATCCGACTCGTAGACAACGAAGTCCGCGCTCTCGCCCTCGGCGATGCCCGGCCGGCCGAGCCACTGCCGCGCACCCCAGGTCGCGGCATCGAGGGCCTCGAGGTTCGTCATGCCGGCGCGGGTGAGCTCCTCGACCTCGGCGGCGGCCAGGCCGTGCGGCAGCTGGCCGCCCGCATCGGTGCCCACCCAGATCGGCACCCCCGCCTCGTGCGCCGCCGCGATCGTGGCGTAGCGACGCTCGTAGAGGTCTCGCATGTGCGCTGCGTATGCCGGGAACTTCGCTTCCCCCGCGTCGGCGAACTTCGGGAAGTTCTCGATGTTGACCAGCGTCGGAACGATCGAAATCCCTTGGCGCGCAAATAGATCGATGGAGTCCTCTTGCAGACCGGGCGCGTGTTCGATGCAGTCGGTGCCGGCGGCGGCGAAGTCCAGCAGCGACTCTTCGCCGAAGCAGTGCGCGGTGACTCGGGCACCCTCCTCGTGCGCTGTGGCGATAGCTGCCGTCAGCGCCTCCCGGGGCCAGCACGGCGCCAGGTCGCCACGGTCGCGGTCGATCCAGTCCCCTACCAGCTTGACCCAGCCGTCGCCGCGGCGCGCCTCCTGGCGCACGTAGGCGACCAGGTCCTCCGGCTCGATCTCGTGCGCGAAGTTGCGGATGTACCGCTTGGTGCGAGCGATGTGCCGACCCGCCCTGATGATGCGCGGCAAATCCTCACGGTCGTCGATCCAGTGCGAGTCCACCGGTGAGCCGGCGTCACGCAGCAGCAGAGCTCCCGCTTCTCGGTCGGCGAGTGCGTGCTGTTCGGTGGTGGCCGCATCGACACCGCCATGTGCTTCAAGCCCCACGTGACAGTGCGCGTCGACCAGACCAGGCAGCACGAAACCGCTCACGCTTTGCACGTCCGCACCGGCGTCCGGCGGACTCCAGCTGATCCGGCCGTCGATCACCCACAGCTCGTCCCGCACCTCTTGCGGACCGACGAGGATCCGACCACGAACATGGAGCACCGGTGCGTCATTGGCCATGTCCGCAGCCTAACCGCGGCGGCCCGCCGGCGTCTGTCGCCGGCGGACCGCCTTCCCTCATGCCCTGTGTACGCGTCTCAGCACGCGGGGATTCCGGGGATCTGACCGTTGTTCGAACCACCACTGACGAAGATCGCGTTCACCCACACATTCGAGTTACCCGAGTCGTCATCAGTCTTCAGCCACCAATCGTTCTGGTACCCCGACGCATTCAGCTCCGCACCCTGGGTCTGGCAATAGAAATAGTTCGAACCCGCGTTGAGCACCCCGACCGTCCGCATCGACGTCGGCGAGCTGTACGACGACGCGCTCTGCCACACGTTCTTGTAAATCTTCGCCGTCGGCGAGCCTCCACCGCCGGTGCAGGTCGGCACCCCCGGAATGCTGCCGTTGTTCGACCCCGTCGATACGTAGATCGCATTCACCCACACGCCCGAGTTGCCCGAATCGTCATCGGTCTTCAACCACCAGTCGTTGTTGTACCCCTGAGCGGCAACCTCCTGACCCTTGGTCTGGCAGTAAAAATAGTTCTGCCCGGAATCCAACGTGCCCGCCCGACTCGCCAACGACGTCGACCGGTATGACGGAGCATTCATCCACACGTTCTCGTAATACTTCCCACCACCCGAGGGAGGCGGCGTCGGGGTGGGCGGGGGCGGTGTGCCGCCGTTGCCGGTGTAGCGGAAGACCCCGATGACCGAATCGGTTTCGCTCGACAGGCTCGCGACGTTCAGTCCCTCGAGGTCGCCCTCCGCCTGCACGACCAAGCCGTCGCCGAGATAGATGACGGTGTGCCCGTTGTAAACCACGACGTCGCCGGGCTCGGTCGGGGTGTCGCTGCTGAGCTGGGTGAAATTGTGCGAGGTGAGTTCTTGCTGCATGTGCGACGTTCCGTAAGGCCCGTAGTCGACCCCCGTCGCTTCGTACCACGCATACCGCACCAGACCGGAGCAGTCGAGCCCGATCTTGTGGGTGTCGTTGAAGTACTGGCCGTCCTCGTCGTACACCGCGCCGTAGGACGGACCCGGCGTGGCCGCGTGGCCGCCGTCCCACGAATACTTCACCCCCGCGTTCACCTCGGCGCAGGCGGCAGCGATGGCGCGATTCGCGGCGGCGCTGGTCGCGCCATACGCGTGGCAGTTCGACGCCGCATGCGCCGCATCCCCCTGGGTCACAGCAAATCCACCCATCACGGCAGCGGACCCGCACACACTCGCCGCGATCATTCCGGTCAATTTCTTCATGACGTGCTCCCTGGATCAACCTCGTGCGCAGATCCATTTCGCCTGCGCTGTGTCAATCCGACTCAGGAACGCTGTTGATCGGTTCCTCATTGCAAAACAATGCAATGGTCAAAGAATGGTAAATTCAGCAACCATTCATTCCGCACAAAAGAAGTGCGCCGAGTTGCGTCATCGCATGCACGACGGTCTGCCCACACCGGGTCGAGCTGATCAGACCGGCCTCCCGCAGCACGGCCGCATGGCGGCTGGCGCTCGGGGCCGACATGAAACACGCATCCGCGAGCTCTGAGGTGGTGCGGGGCTGCTGCGCTGCCACCAGCACCATGAGCCGGGATTCCCCGATCAGTCGGGCGACAGCGGATTCCGACGGTGCTGCTGCCTTCGAGGTCTTCACGGTTCGCATCTCCCTGTCACGTCGTGTCGTTGTCCCGGAAATCCGACGACGACGCCCCTCCAACGGTTCCGGCACCATGCGGATCGGCCCGCGACGCGAGCGCGCGCCACGGGCCGATCCGGTGTTTTCTGCACTCAGCAGGCCGGGATTCCCGGGATCTGACCGTTGTTCGAACCACCACTGACGAAGATCGCGTTCACCCAGACACCGGAGTTACCCGAGTCGTCATCGGTCTTCAGCCACCAGTTGTTCTGGTACCCCGACGCATTCAGCTCCGAACCCTTGGTCTGGCAGTAGAAGTAGTTCGAGCCGGCGTGCAGCACGCCGATCGTCTTCATCGAGGTCGGCGAGGTGTATGACGACGCCGACTGCCACACGCTCTTGTAAATCTTGGCCGTCGGTGAGGTGTGCCCACCACCGCCGCCCGTGCTTCCGGCACATTGCGGCACCCCCGGAATACTGCCGTCATTCGTACCTGAGGACACGTAGATCGCGTTCACCCAGACACCGGAGTTACCCGAGTCGTCATCGGTCTTCAGCCACCAGTCGTTGTGGTAGCCCTCAGCGTTCATCTCCTGGCCCTTGGCCTGGCAGTAGAAGTAGTTGCGGCCGGCGTTCAGCGTGCCGGCGCGCGATGCGGTCGAAGCCGCCCGGTATGACGGAGCCGACTTCCACACGTTCTCGTAGTACTTGCCACCGGTCGAGGGCGGAGGCGTCGGGGTGCCACCGCCACCGCCACCGCTGATCTTGTTGTAGCGGATCGGCGTGAACTCATGCGCGTAGCTGGAGTTCCACGTCCGCTGCGTCTGCGAGTGGCCGTAGTCGTACTGCTCGATGACGATCGGCTCGGTGTGCGCCTTGTCGGCCCAGCCCACGAACAACGCGATGTGGTTGTACTGAGCGTTCTGCACCAGCGCGTCGCCGGGCTGCAGATCCGACCAGGAGATCTGGTGGTCGATGCCGGCGAACTGCGACGAATGCGGGTCGAACTGCCATGTCGTCAGCGACGTGCCCAGATGCCATGCCATCGAGACCGAGCCGGAACAGTCCTGCCGGTACAACTTGCCCTCGGGGCCCGGGGCATAGTGCGTCTCGCTGTAGGGCGGCTGCGTCTTGAGCCAGTACTGCGCCCGCGAGATGACCTCACTGCGGCTGATCGTGCCGTTGACACTCGAGGCCGCCGTGCGGACGGTCGACACGTGCGTCGCATGGCTGCCCATGCCGTCGGCGAAGGCGGTGCCTGCCGGTACCGCGACCGCGCAGCCCACTGCCGCGACGGAAGCGAGTGTGATTGCTGTCCTGGTCCTCATGATCATCCTCCTGTCGGTGCCGACGGAACCGTCGGCGCTGGCAGTGGGACGCAGGCACATCTGAAACGGTGCGACCTTTGCAGAACTCTGCAATCACGGAACCTGCAGACGTCGTCGACCGTCGCCGAGGTCGTCCGCCGACGCACCCCGTGTATGACGAACGGAACCCCTCGTGCACGGACGAGGGGTTCCGCAGTCGCGGGTGCAGCTCACGACAAGACGAGCTGCGACATACGTCTGGGTCAGTCCTTGCCGGAGCCGAGGAACTTCTCAAAACCCTTGGGGAGCTTGATGTTCGACAGGTCCTGCTCCTCCTCCGGCGCGCCGAAGGCATTGCCGAGGGCCTTGTCGCGGGCTGCGGTCGCCTTGGCCGCGGCCTCCTGCTCCTGCTGGGCGCGCTTGGCGGGATTGCCGCTCTTGCCCTTCTTGGTGACCTGCTTGCGTTTGGCACCGCCGCCACCGGGCATCCCCGGCATACCGGGCATGCCGCCACCCCGTCGCAGCTGGCGCATCATCTTCTGGGCCTGGCCGAAGCGCTCGAGCAACTGGTTGACCTCGGACACCGAGACTCCCGAACCGCCGGCGATACGTGCCCGCCGTGAGCCGTTGATCTGCTTGGGGTGGGTGCGCTCGAAGGGCGTCATCGAGCGCACCATCGCCTCGACCCGGTCGAACTCCCGCTCATCAAGATTGGCCAACTGCTCCTTCATGCCCGACATGCCGGGCATCATCCCCATGAGCGACTTCAGGTTGCCCATCTTTTTGATGGCCGACATCTGCTGGAGGAAGTCGTCGAAGGTGAAATCCTCCTCGTCCATGAACTTGCGGGCCATCTCGGCAGCCTGCTTGCGATCGAAGGCCTTCTCGGCCTGCTCGATCAGGGTCAGCACGTCACCCATGTCCAGGATGCGCGAAGCCATCCGGTCGGGGTGGAAGACCTCGATGTCCTTGGTCTGCTCGCCGATCGAGGAGAACATGATCGGCCGGCCGGTCACCGAGGCGACCGACAAGGCGGCGCCACCGCGGGCGTCACCGTCCAGCTTCGAGAGCACGACACCGGTGAAGTCGACGCCCTTCTGGAAGGCCAGTGCGGTCTCGATCGCCGCCTGGCCGATCATCGCGTCGATGACGAAGAGCACCTCGTCGGGCTCGATCGCGGCACGTATGTCGGCGGCCTGCTGCATGAGGTTCTCATCGACGGCCAGCCGGCCGGCGGTGTCGACGATGACCACGTCGTACTGGCGCACCTTCGCCTGGCCGACCCCGGCCTGGGCCACCCACACCGGGTCGCCGTAGGACTGGGTGCCCTCGGTGGTGGCTGAGTCGTGGCCGCCGATGTTGCCGCGCTCCGGTGCGAAACACGGCACGCCCGCACGCTCGGCCACGACCTCCAACTGGGTCACGGCGTTGGGACGCTGCAGGTCAGCCGCGACCAGCACCGGGAAGTGCCCCTTGTCGCGCAGATGACGCGCCAGCTTGCCGGCGAAGGTGGTCTTACCCGAACCCTGCAGACCCGCCAGCATGATGACGGTCGGCGGACGCTTGGCCATTGCCAGCTCGCGGGTCTGACCACCGAGGATCGCGATGAGCTCCTCGTTGACGATCTTGACGACCTGTTGACCGGGGTTCAACGCAGCACTGACCTCGGCGCCGAGCGCTCGTTCGCGCACGCGGCCGGTGAACTCGCGCACCACGGGCGTTGCGACGTCGGCGTCGATCAGCGCCAGCCGGATGTCCCGGATGGTCGAGTTGATGTCGGATTCGGAGAGACGTCCCTTGCCGCGGAGGTTCTTGAAGGTCGCGGTCAGGTGGTCGGACAGGCTGTTGAACACGCGGGACAGGTTATCCCGCCGACGGGGCTGCGCCGTCACACGCGTCGATCAACGCGGCGATCACCTGCGCCACCTGCGGCGGGCTGACCGGCTGACCACCGGCCGCCGTCACATAAAAGGTGTCGAGGGACTGCCCGCCATACGTCGCGACGTGGGCCGACCGCACCGCGAGGGTGAACCGGGCGAACGTCATACCGATGTCGCGCAGCAGACCCGGACGGTCCTGTGAGCGCACCTCGATCACGGTGGCATCGCCCGACGCACCGGGCACCACCGTCGCCCGCGTGGTCAGCCCGGCATCGACCGCGCTCTCGCGGCGCTTGCGATCGAGGGCGCGCAACGGGGACCGGTCGCCCGCGGCAAGTTGCTGGATCCCGCGCACCAGGTCCGCGGTTGCCGGCAGCTCGCCCTGGGGGGATTCGACGTCCCAGGTGTTGAGGGCGACGCCGTCGACCGTGCGTACCCGTGCCGATCGCACGACCAGACCGTATGCCGACAGCAGTCCGGCCGAATCGGCGAACAGACCGAGCCGGTCCCGGTCGGCGATCTCGATGCGCGCACCGCTGGGAGTCGCCACGACCTCCACGTGCGCGGCACCGACGGCCACGTCGTGCAACGCGGCAGCGCTGAGCTGGTCGGCCGAGGTCGTCGGCTCGACACGTGGCATGCGCCGGTCCGCCAACGCCTTCGTGGCGCGCGCGGACAGGTCAGCAACGAGCCCGGCACGCCAGCTGGTCCACGCCTTGGGCCCGGCGGCGATGGCGTCGGCCTCGGTGAGAGCAGTCAGAAGTTCGAGGATGTCGGGCCGCTCCTCCACCGCTCCGACGAGGGTCTGAACGGTCTGCGGGTCCTGCGGATCGCGGCGGGTGGCGCTGTCGACGAGGGTGAGGTGCTCGCGCACGAGCAACTCGATCACATCGACGTCATCGGCTGCGAAGCCGAGCCGGCGGGTGATGTTGGCCGCGACCGGCGCCCCCTCGACCGCGTGGTCGAGCACGCCGGCGATCTTGCCGATGTCGTGCAGCAGCGCCGCGATCAGCAGCAGGTCCGCCCGCGCCACGTCGCCGCGCAGCCTGCACGCCTGCACCACCGTCTCGATGATGTGCCGGTCGACCGTGTGCCGGTGCACAGCGTTGCGCTGCGGCCTGCTGCGCACCGCACGCCACTCCGGGATCCACTGCCCGATGACGCCTGCCTGATCGAGCGCCTCCCAGACCTGCACCAGACCTGGGCCGGTCGCCAGCAGGTCGACGAAGGCATCGCGGATCTCGCCCGGCCACGGCGTCGGCAGCGGTTGCAGGTCGCTCGTGAGGTTGACGACTGTGGTCGGTGCCAGCGGCAGACCGCGCCGGGCGGCGACTCGCGCCGCGCGCAACAGCAGCAACTGGCTGCCGGTCGGGTTGAATCGCGGGCCGAGCACCACCTCGCCGTCGTGCTGATAGAGGCCGTAGCCCAGCGGCGCTAGCACCGGCCGCCGCGGCCCCACCCGCAGGGTGCGCGCCCGCTGCGACTGACTCGCCCGCCGCAGCGTGCCTTCGAGAGCGAAGCTGATGACCCGTGCCGATTCGACGACTCCGGTCAGCAGGGCGTCGGAGTCGGGCTTGCCCAGCAGCGCGGCTACCGCGTCCTGATCCTCGCGGCCCAGCCGGTCGCGGCCGCGGCCGGTGGCCACATGCAGGGCGTCGCGCACATCGAGCAGCTCGTCATACGCGACGTCGACCTGCCCGTGCGGGCGGTCGGTGAGCCACGCCGCGGTCAGCGCGCGCAGCACCGCCATGTCGCGCAGACCACCGCTGCCTTCCTTCAGGTCGGGCTCGATGGTGTCGGCCAGACTGCCGTGCCGCTCGTGCCGTTGCTGCAGGCTCTCGCCCAGTTCGGGCAGGCGCTTGCGGGCGTTGGCCCGCCAGTCGTGCGCGATGCTCTGCCGGACGCCGGCGACCAGGATCGGGTCGCCGGCGATCCACTCCATGTCCAGCAACCCGACCGCAGCGGCCAGGTCGCCCGACGCCACCGCACGGCACTCGCCGAGAGTGCGAACGCTGTGGTCGAGGCGCACCCCGGTGTCCCAGATGGGGTACCAGATGCGGTCGGCCAGTGCGGTCACATCGGCGGTGTTCAGCGTCCGGCCGTCGTGCACCAGCACGAGGTCGTAATCCGACAACGGCCCGCTGTCACCACGGGCCAGGCTGCCGACGGCCGCCAGCGCGACACCGGTCTGCTCCCGGCCCGCGTCCGGCACGGCCGCATCCCACAGGTCTCCCAGGAGGCTGCGGCCGTATGCCGTGACGCGTTGCCGGCGTGCAGTCCCCGCGCCCGGCTTGGTGAAGTCACGGGTGCCGGCCAGGTCGAGCCGCTTGCTGTCCACCGAGGTGGAACGCATCGCGTTCACAACGCAGTCGCGCCCTTTTCGCCGGTGCGGACCCGGACGACGTCCTCAACCGGCACCGTCCAGACCTTGCCGTCGCCGATGCGCCCGGTCTGGGCGGCTTTGACCATGACATCGACGACGCTGCCGGCGTCCATGTCCTCCACGAGCACCTCGATGCGGACCTTCGGCACGAAGTCGACGGTGTACTCCGCACCTCGGTAGACCTCGCTGTGGCCCCGCTGACGGCCGTAGCCGCTGGCTTCGCTCACCGTCATACCGGTGATGCCGTAGGACTCGAGCGCTTCCTTGACCTCGTCCAGCTTGAACGGCTTGACGATTGCGGTGACCAGCTTCATGCCTCTACCTTCTCCTGAGTCTCGTCGTGATGGCGGGCGTCCTGCTCATGCGAGGGGTGATGCCCGATGCGGCTGCCGGAGAACAGGTTGCCGAAGTCGTAACCGGTCTCGGCGTGCTCGGCCTGGTCGATGCCGGCGATCTCCTCCTCCTGCGAGATCCGGAAGCCCATCGTCTTGTGCAGTGCGTAACCAATGATGTAGGTCACCACGAACGAGAAGATCAGCACGGTGAACGCCGCCGCGGCCTGCACACCGAGCTGCAGGAATCCGCCGCCGTAGAACAGCCCGTCCCTGGTGCCCGAACCGTTCGGGCTGGACTTGGAGGCGAGCAGCCCGATGAGCAGGGTGCCGACGAGTCCGCCGACCAGGTGCACACCGACGACGTCGAGGCTGTCGTCGAAACCGAGCTTGAACTTCAGACCCACCGCCAGGGCGCAGATCGCACCGGCGGCCAGACCCACGATCAGGGCACCGATCGGGGTGACCGTGGCACAGGCCGGCGTGATCGCGACCAGACCGGCGACCACACCCGACGCCGCACCGAGGGAGGTGAAATGGCCGTCACGGAACTTCTCCACGAGCAACCAGCCGAGCATCGCGGTGCAGGTGGCGCCGAGGGTGTTGACCCAGACCCCGGCCGCCAGCGTGCCGGCGCTGAGTGCTGAACCGGCGTTGAAACCGAACCAGCCGAACCACAGCATTCCCGCGCCGATCATCACCAGCGTCAGGTTGTGCGGTCGCATCGGATCCTTGCCGAAACCGACGCGCTTGCCGATCACCAGCGCCAGCGCCAAACCAGCCGCCCCGGCGTTGATGTGGATCGCGGTGCCACCGGCGAAGTCGTAGGCGCCATGACCGTGCAGGAAGAGCCCGCCGTTGGCGATCCAGCCGCCGGCCTTGGCGGCGTAGCCGTTGAAAGCGAACACCCAGTGCGCGGCCGGGAAGTACACGACCGTCGCCCAGATGACGGTGAACACCGTCCAGGTCGTGAACTTCGCGCGGTCGGCGATGGCACCGCTGACCAGCGCCACCGCGATGATCGCGAACACCACCTGGAAGGCGACGAACGCCATACCGGGAATGCCTCCGGTGGCGGCCGATCCGCCCGCCGCGGGTACGTACCCGTAGATCGCGGTCATGACGTGGTGCAGGCCGAACTCGGAGAACGGGTTGCCGAGCAGTCCGTGGCCGAGGTCGGGGCCGAAGGCCTCGCTGTAGCCCCACAACACCCACACGGTGCCGACCGTGCCCATGCTGATGAAGCTCATCATCATCATGTTGAGCACGGACTTGGTGCGCACCATGCCGCCGTAGAAGAAGGCGAGACCCGGGGTCATGAAGAGGACCAGGGCCGCTGCGGCGATGGTCCAGGCGGTGTTTCCGCTGTCGATGAACGGCACGTCGGCCGTTGCCAGTGAGTGAAGGCTCATGGGCGAATACTGTGGTGCTGCAGCGTTTCCGGTGGATGCGTCGTCGTGTTACGTCCATGTTGCGGCGGCCGCCGAGCGGTTACGAGTTCATTTCCTGGACGGTTTCATCCCATTGTGTGAGACGCGCATACTGGAGGTATGTCGCTCACCCCGTCGCTGCCCACGCCCTTGCGTGCCGTGCACGACAAGGTGCGACACCGGGCCGCGATCGAGTTGCGGCAACGGGTCGCCGGCGACGATGCCCGTCGTCGCGCCGACGGCATCTGGGGCAAGGAGGGCGAGCGCTGGTTCACCCCGCAGGACCCGATCTGGCGGGTGCACCTGGACGCGTCGATGTTCGTCGGCGGCATCCGCGCGCTGCTGTTGCAGTCACTGCACCCGTTGGCGATGGCCGGTGTCGACGAGCACTCCACCTACCGCGACGACCCGTGGGGCCGGCTGCAGCAGACCAGCAACTTCATCTCGACGACGACCTTCGGCACGATCCCGGACGCCGAGCGTCTGCTCGCCCGGATCCGCGGTATCCACCGGCGGGTCAACGGCACCTTCGAAGGCCGGCCCTACCGCGCCGACGACCCAGTGCTGCTGCGCTGGGTGCATCTGGCGGAGGCGGACAGCTTCCTTCGCTGTTTTCAGCAGTATGGCGGTGGGCGACTCACCCCCGCCGAGGCCGACACCTATGTCGCACAGATCGGTTCGGTGTCCAGCCGTCTCGGCTTCGAGGCGGCACCGACCACGGTCGCGGAGTTGGACGAGGCCCTGTCGGCATACCGACCGCAACTGCAGAGCACCCCGGCCGCCCGGGCGGCGCTGCGGTTCATCCTGCTGGACCCGCCGCTGGCCTGGACCGCCCGCCCGGGTTACCTCAGCCTGGTCGCGGGCGCGATCGGAACTCTTCCGGCATACGCGCGCTCGATGCTCGGGATCCGGCTGCCGCCCGGTGGCACGACGACCCTGCGCGCGGTCGGCTCGGTCGGTGCCGGTGGCGTGCGGTGGATGCTGAGCGACCCACAGGTGCAGGACGACCGCCGGGTGAATCAGGCGCTGGAGACGTTCCCGCCGCAGTGACGACCAATCGCGCCGGTCAGTCCAGGACAGCGTTGACGAAGGCGTTGGCGTCGAAGGGCGCGAGGTCGTCGGCACCCTCGCCGAGCCCCACCAGCTTCACCGGCACACCGAGTTCGCGCTGCACCAGCACCACGATGCCGCCCTTGGCTGTCCCGTCGAGCTTGGTGAGGACCACGCCGGTGACGTTGACGGCCTGGGCGAAGATCTCGGCCTGACGCATGCCGTTCTGACCGGTCGTCGCGTCGAGCACCAGGAGGCACTCGTCGATCGGGCTCTGCTTCTCGATGACACGTTTGACCTTGGACAGCTCGTCCATCAGGCCGACCTTGTTGTGCAGACGGCCGGCGGTGTCGACGAGCACGACGTCCGCCTCGCCATCGATACCCTGCTTGACCGCGTCGAAGGCGACGGCCGCCGGATCCGCGCCGTCCTTGTCCGAGCGCACTGTCGGCACCCCCACGCGAGCGCCCCACGTCTCGAGCTGGTCGGCGGCGGCGGCGCGGAAGGTGTCGGCCGCACCGAGCACGACGTTCTTGTGTTCGGCCACCAGCACACGAGCCAGCTTGCCGACGGTGGTCGTCTTGCCGGTGCCGTTGACGCCGACCACCATGACCACGGCGGGCCGGTCACCGATGCGGGAGGCCGCGATGCGGCGGTCCATCGTGGGGTCGACCTGGGCCAGGAGTTCTGCGTGCAGCCAGGATTCCAATTGCTCCGCCGACGGCGATCCGTCGACCTGCACACGACGCTTCAGCCCGTCCACGATCTCGGTGGTCGCTGCGACGCCAAGGTCGGCACCGAGCAGGGTGTCCTCGACTTCTTCCCAGACCGCGTCGTCGAGCTTGTCGCCGGACAGCACCGACAGCAGGCCCCTGCCCATGGCGTTGTTGGAGCCGGCAAGGCGCGAACGCAGCCGCGTCATACGTCCGCGGGCGGATTCGGGCTGCTCGATGTCCGGTGCTTCGGCGACCGCCTCGTCCGCCGGTCGCGCTTCGTCGCTCGTCAGCTCCGATGCCGGGGTCGCCTGGTCGGCAGGTGCGTCGGTGGGCGCGGGTGCCGAGGATTCGGCCACGGGTGCGTCCTGCGCCGGCGACGGCCGGCTGGGCTCGGCACCCTTGCTGGTGTCGATCGTGGCGGTGCTGCCCGCTTGGTAGGTGTTCGCCCCGCGTGTCTTGGCCTCACGCGCCGACGGAGCGGCGACGGGCGGAGCAGCCTTCTTGCGGCCGAGGCCGCCGCGCAGCAGGCCGAGCAGGAGCAATCCGCCCCCGACGACGACGAGAACAATCAGAGTCACGATTTCCCAGAGCACGTCGCTCATCATCGCAAACGTTCAGCCGAGCAGGCGCGTCCGCTCCACGTGCCGCGGACGTAGTGGGCCGGTGGGCCCGGTGTCAGCCGGCGGCGCGGTGCTCCTGCGCAGAGCGGGAGTCGCGGGGCTCCTGCGTCGTGGTCGGCGCTGCTGCCGGCGAGGCGACGCGCGCGCCGGTCGAAGCAGTGGGCTCGGCAGCAGTGGTCGCCGTCTCGGCCTCGTCCTCGCGGCGCTTCTTGGTGACGACCGCGGTGGCTTTCGTGGCGCCCTTGGCGACCTTCTCGGTGCCGGAGGCCACCGTGGACACGACGCGTTCGCCTCGGTCGGTCAGCACCTCACGACCCTCGCGGCGGGCGGGCACTGCGACGAGTCCGACCACAGCGGACGCTAGACCGACACAGATGACCAACGCGAGAATCAACCACAACATGGTGTCAATTGTGGACTGCCGCGGTGCGTTTCCCCAAAGCGAAACCCGGGTGCGCGCTGTGAATCTTTCGAATGTCCTCAGATGTTCACCGGCAGTGCCCGTCTGCGTCTGCCCCGGTGGCAGACTCCAGGT is a genomic window containing:
- a CDS encoding ammonium transporter, with translation MSLHSLATADVPFIDSGNTAWTIAAAALVLFMTPGLAFFYGGMVRTKSVLNMMMMSFISMGTVGTVWVLWGYSEAFGPDLGHGLLGNPFSEFGLHHVMTAIYGYVPAAGGSAATGGIPGMAFVAFQVVFAIIAVALVSGAIADRAKFTTWTVFTVIWATVVYFPAAHWVFAFNGYAAKAGGWIANGGLFLHGHGAYDFAGGTAIHINAGAAGLALALVIGKRVGFGKDPMRPHNLTLVMIGAGMLWFGWFGFNAGSALSAGTLAAGVWVNTLGATCTAMLGWLLVEKFRDGHFTSLGAASGVVAGLVAITPACATVTPIGALIVGLAAGAICALAVGLKFKLGFDDSLDVVGVHLVGGLVGTLLIGLLASKSSPNGSGTRDGLFYGGGFLQLGVQAAAAFTVLIFSFVVTYIIGYALHKTMGFRISQEEEIAGIDQAEHAETGYDFGNLFSGSRIGHHPSHEQDARHHDETQEKVEA
- a CDS encoding oxygenase MpaB family protein codes for the protein MSLTPSLPTPLRAVHDKVRHRAAIELRQRVAGDDARRRADGIWGKEGERWFTPQDPIWRVHLDASMFVGGIRALLLQSLHPLAMAGVDEHSTYRDDPWGRLQQTSNFISTTTFGTIPDAERLLARIRGIHRRVNGTFEGRPYRADDPVLLRWVHLAEADSFLRCFQQYGGGRLTPAEADTYVAQIGSVSSRLGFEAAPTTVAELDEALSAYRPQLQSTPAARAALRFILLDPPLAWTARPGYLSLVAGAIGTLPAYARSMLGIRLPPGGTTTLRAVGSVGAGGVRWMLSDPQVQDDRRVNQALETFPPQ
- the ftsY gene encoding signal recognition particle-docking protein FtsY yields the protein MSDVLWEIVTLIVLVVVGGGLLLLGLLRGGLGRKKAAPPVAAPSAREAKTRGANTYQAGSTATIDTSKGAEPSRPSPAQDAPVAESSAPAPTDAPADQATPASELTSDEARPADEAVAEAPDIEQPESARGRMTRLRSRLAGSNNAMGRGLLSVLSGDKLDDAVWEEVEDTLLGADLGVAATTEIVDGLKRRVQVDGSPSAEQLESWLHAELLAQVDPTMDRRIAASRIGDRPAVVMVVGVNGTGKTTTVGKLARVLVAEHKNVVLGAADTFRAAAADQLETWGARVGVPTVRSDKDGADPAAVAFDAVKQGIDGEADVVLVDTAGRLHNKVGLMDELSKVKRVIEKQSPIDECLLVLDATTGQNGMRQAEIFAQAVNVTGVVLTKLDGTAKGGIVVLVQRELGVPVKLVGLGEGADDLAPFDANAFVNAVLD